A single Pseudodesulfovibrio aespoeensis Aspo-2 DNA region contains:
- the rsmD gene encoding 16S rRNA (guanine(966)-N(2))-methyltransferase RsmD — translation MRVVGGQFRGRSIRTCEGPGYRPATMKVRESIFSMLAARGADFTQARVMDMFAGSGSLGIECLSRGALLAWFIEKNARAAGLIRANLADLGVGKDRARVVAKDVFMLLSKPPQAPFDLIFIDPPYGMDLLLPALEKALATGWIAPGAFVLAEVEAAIAAPTTGPVAAMELVTDREYGQTRILLWRN, via the coding sequence GTGCGCGTGGTCGGCGGCCAGTTTCGGGGGCGGTCCATCAGGACCTGCGAGGGGCCGGGCTACCGGCCCGCCACCATGAAGGTGCGCGAGTCGATCTTCTCCATGCTTGCGGCCAGGGGTGCGGATTTCACCCAGGCCCGGGTCATGGACATGTTCGCGGGGAGTGGCAGCCTGGGCATCGAGTGTCTGAGCCGGGGCGCGCTGCTGGCCTGGTTCATCGAGAAGAACGCCAGGGCGGCGGGATTGATCCGCGCCAACCTTGCCGATCTCGGGGTGGGAAAAGATCGGGCCAGGGTGGTTGCCAAGGATGTTTTTATGCTATTGTCAAAGCCGCCGCAGGCTCCGTTCGATCTCATTTTCATCGATCCGCCCTACGGCATGGACCTCCTGCTTCCGGCCCTGGAAAAGGCGCTGGCGACCGGCTGGATCGCCCCCGGCGCGTTCGTGCTGGCCGAGGTCGAGGCGGCCATTGCCGCGCCGACAACCGGCCCTGTGGCCGCGATGGAACTCGTAACCGACCGCGAATACGGTCAGACCAGGATACTTTTATGGCGGAACTGA
- the miaA gene encoding tRNA (adenosine(37)-N6)-dimethylallyltransferase MiaA → MTASSSSAVPALVPPIICLLGPTGTGKTAAAIAVARRMPASVINFDSRQVYADFPIITAQPDQEERAACPHLLYGFLPLTERMTAARFVELAMEAIAGVRDQGRLPILVGGTGLYLRSLLSGMAPIPEIPADIRRAVLERIRAEGPQRLHAELEQADPDYAARIHPNDTQRNARAAEVLLATGRTMTWWHTSSEHTPAPFAALKIGMRLSLDELEPHLAGRVDAMLAAGAVDEATRAHAKCPDPEAPGWTGIGCAEMLAYLRGETTLEQARSLWVRNTRAYAKRQLTWFAKEPGIRWFAPGDGGSVADCVADWLANRQVGPDD, encoded by the coding sequence GTGACCGCGTCGTCTTCCAGTGCCGTCCCGGCCTTGGTCCCGCCCATCATCTGCCTGCTCGGCCCCACGGGCACGGGCAAGACCGCCGCGGCCATTGCCGTGGCCCGGCGCATGCCCGCCAGCGTCATCAATTTCGACTCGCGTCAGGTGTACGCGGATTTTCCGATCATCACGGCCCAGCCGGATCAGGAGGAGCGGGCGGCCTGCCCGCACCTGCTCTACGGGTTCCTGCCGCTGACCGAGCGGATGACCGCGGCCCGGTTTGTGGAACTGGCCATGGAGGCCATTGCCGGAGTGCGCGACCAGGGGCGGCTGCCCATCCTGGTGGGCGGCACCGGGCTGTATCTGCGCTCGCTGCTTTCGGGCATGGCGCCCATCCCAGAGATTCCGGCGGACATCCGCCGGGCCGTGCTGGAACGGATACGGGCCGAGGGACCGCAGCGGCTCCATGCCGAACTGGAGCAGGCCGATCCCGACTACGCGGCCAGGATTCATCCCAACGACACCCAGCGCAACGCCCGCGCTGCCGAGGTGCTGCTGGCCACGGGCCGGACCATGACCTGGTGGCACACCAGCAGCGAGCACACGCCCGCGCCGTTTGCCGCGCTCAAGATCGGCATGCGCCTCTCCCTCGACGAGTTGGAGCCGCATCTGGCCGGACGCGTTGACGCCATGCTGGCTGCCGGGGCCGTGGACGAGGCGACGCGGGCCCACGCCAAATGTCCGGACCCGGAAGCGCCGGGCTGGACCGGCATCGGCTGCGCCGAGATGCTGGCCTATCTGCGCGGCGAAACCACCCTGGAGCAGGCGCGTTCCCTTTGGGTGCGCAACACCCGCGCCTATGCCAAACGGCAGCTGACGTGGTTCGCCAAGGAACCCGGCATCCGCTGGTTCGCGCCGGGGGATGGCGGGAGCGTGGCCGACTGCGTGGCCGACTGGCTGGCCAATCGGCAGGTTGGTCCGGACGATTAG
- a CDS encoding DMT family transporter, whose amino-acid sequence MNARTKALLFGLATVAVWSTVASAFKLTLRHLDPLQLLLCACMASLLALAAILAIQGRLGGLRRVTARDMARCALLGALNPALYYIILFMAYDRLPAQEAQPLNYTWAITLSLLSVPLLGQRMGLRDGAAIAVSYAGVVVISTHGDPLSMTFSDPLGVALALGSTVIWALYWIFNTRSTLDPVTGLFLNFAFGLPLILLATLVFSELPPLAPAGLLGAAYVGIFEMGVTFAMWLTAMKYAAMPEGGGTVRVANLIFLSPFLSLVFIHFLVGEDILPSTLLGLGFIIAGNGLMQLGPRHRQESK is encoded by the coding sequence GTGAACGCCCGGACAAAGGCCCTGCTCTTCGGCCTGGCCACGGTGGCCGTCTGGTCCACCGTGGCCTCGGCCTTCAAACTCACCCTGCGCCACCTCGACCCGCTCCAATTGCTGTTGTGCGCCTGCATGGCGTCGCTGCTCGCCCTGGCAGCCATCCTGGCCATCCAGGGCCGCCTTGGCGGGCTGCGGCGCGTCACAGCCAGGGACATGGCCCGGTGCGCCCTGCTCGGCGCGCTCAATCCGGCCCTGTACTACATAATCCTGTTCATGGCCTATGACCGGCTCCCGGCCCAGGAGGCGCAACCCCTCAACTACACCTGGGCCATCACCCTGTCGCTCCTGTCCGTGCCCCTGCTGGGCCAGCGCATGGGCCTCAGGGACGGCGCGGCCATCGCGGTCAGCTACGCGGGCGTGGTGGTCATCTCCACCCATGGCGATCCCCTGTCCATGACCTTCTCGGACCCGCTGGGCGTGGCCCTGGCCCTGGGTTCCACCGTCATCTGGGCCTTGTACTGGATATTCAACACCCGCAGCACGCTCGATCCCGTGACCGGGCTGTTCCTCAATTTTGCCTTCGGCCTGCCCCTCATCCTGCTGGCGACACTGGTTTTTTCCGAGTTGCCGCCCCTGGCTCCGGCAGGATTGCTCGGCGCGGCCTATGTCGGCATCTTCGAGATGGGCGTGACCTTCGCCATGTGGCTGACGGCCATGAAATACGCGGCCATGCCCGAAGGCGGCGGCACGGTCCGGGTGGCCAACCTCATCTTTCTCTCGCCCTTCCTCTCCCTGGTCTTCATCCACTTCCTGGTGGGCGAGGACATCCTGCCCTCGACCCTCCTGGGTCTGGGCTTCATCATCGCGGGCAACGGCCTGATGCAGCTTGGCCCAAGGCATCGACAAGAGAGCAAATGA
- the coaD gene encoding pantetheine-phosphate adenylyltransferase produces the protein MAELNPRLAVYPGTFDPLTMGHVSLIRRGRKVFDEIILAIAGSTPKKTLFSLEERVALAREVFRDDPHIIIEPFDSLLIDYVEEKGAGVIMRGLRAVSDFEYEFQMALMNRKLRREIETVFMMTDFRWMYLSSTIVKEVAQYGGDVCGLVPGPVVKALNVKFGLGYGCGEGV, from the coding sequence ATGGCGGAACTGAACCCACGGCTGGCAGTCTACCCCGGAACCTTCGACCCCTTGACCATGGGCCACGTCAGCCTCATCAGGCGCGGGCGCAAGGTCTTTGACGAGATCATCCTGGCCATTGCCGGAAGCACGCCCAAGAAGACGCTTTTTTCGCTGGAGGAGCGGGTCGCCCTGGCCAGGGAGGTCTTCCGCGACGACCCCCACATCATCATCGAGCCCTTTGACAGCCTGCTCATCGATTATGTGGAAGAGAAGGGGGCGGGAGTCATCATGCGCGGCCTGCGCGCCGTGTCCGACTTCGAGTACGAGTTCCAGATGGCGCTCATGAATCGCAAGCTCAGGCGCGAGATCGAGACCGTGTTCATGATGACCGATTTTCGCTGGATGTACCTCAGTTCGACCATCGTCAAGGAAGTGGCCCAGTACGGGGGCGATGTCTGCGGGCTGGTCCCCGGCCCGGTGGTCAAGGCCCTGAACGTCAAATTCGGCCTTGGATACGGCTGCGGGGAAGGGGTGTGA
- a CDS encoding LOG family protein — protein MIHRSKQYLIDDLSMQESWRLFKIMAEIVDGFETLSEIGPAVSMFGSARVKPEHPLYKQTELLSMMLSQAGFSVITGGGPGLMEAGNKGAFESGGQSIGLHIHLPMEQHNNTFMNIRCDFRYFFIRKLMFIKYAMAYVALPGGYGTLDELAEALVLIQTHRIKPFPIVLMGTEFWSGLIDWFRDQMVSNKFCNEEDLDLFIVTDDAKEAVTYIKKHVIL, from the coding sequence ATGATTCACCGTTCCAAGCAATACCTGATCGACGACCTTTCCATGCAGGAGTCCTGGCGACTCTTCAAGATAATGGCCGAGATCGTGGACGGGTTCGAGACCCTGTCCGAAATCGGCCCGGCTGTCTCCATGTTCGGCTCGGCCAGGGTCAAGCCCGAACATCCCCTGTACAAGCAGACCGAGCTGCTCTCCATGATGCTCTCCCAGGCCGGGTTCTCGGTCATAACCGGTGGCGGGCCAGGCCTGATGGAAGCGGGCAACAAGGGCGCCTTTGAGAGCGGAGGCCAATCCATCGGCCTGCACATCCACCTGCCCATGGAGCAGCACAACAACACCTTCATGAACATCCGGTGCGATTTCCGCTACTTCTTCATCCGCAAGCTGATGTTCATCAAATACGCCATGGCCTACGTGGCCCTGCCCGGCGGCTACGGCACCCTGGACGAACTGGCCGAGGCCCTGGTGCTCATCCAGACCCACCGCATCAAGCCGTTCCCCATCGTGCTCATGGGCACCGAGTTCTGGAGCGGTCTCATTGACTGGTTCCGCGACCAGATGGTCTCCAACAAATTCTGCAACGAGGAGGACCTGGACCTGTTCATTGTCACCGACGATGCCAAGGAAGCCGTGACCTACATCAAAAAACACGTCATCCTCTGA
- a CDS encoding SixA phosphatase family protein, which produces MHIHLMRHGQCLSQELNRHQPLSPVGREQTMKTARAARALGLRFQLIATSSKARALQTAEIMAEATGYPLSRIAVTDALNPMAQADDTLDFINGYEGLDSILVTGHLPSLAVTAAQLLGVKGLELSFDNSCLMQIVVPKTGDRGILNWHLTPMQLGLIAGS; this is translated from the coding sequence ATGCACATACACCTGATGCGACACGGCCAATGCCTGTCGCAGGAACTCAACCGCCACCAGCCACTCAGCCCCGTGGGCCGCGAGCAGACGATGAAAACGGCCAGGGCGGCACGTGCCCTTGGGTTGCGCTTCCAATTGATCGCGACCAGCTCCAAGGCCCGCGCGCTGCAAACCGCCGAGATCATGGCCGAGGCCACTGGCTATCCCCTCTCCCGCATTGCCGTGACAGACGCCCTCAACCCCATGGCCCAGGCCGACGACACCCTTGACTTCATCAACGGATACGAAGGGTTGGATTCAATCCTCGTGACAGGCCACCTGCCCTCGCTGGCGGTGACCGCCGCCCAGTTGCTGGGCGTGAAGGGACTGGAGCTTTCCTTTGATAACAGCTGCCTGATGCAGATAGTCGTGCCGAAAACCGGCGACAGGGGCATCCTCAACTGGCACCTCACCCCGATGCAACTGGGTCTGATCGCCGGGAGCTAA
- a CDS encoding methyl-accepting chemotaxis protein, whose protein sequence is MTILSAQVDMLTWALVGAGLLAVLGTVLGAVVASRRTANKYKVLTISLQKIAAGGTTVALPKASDDNIGEMVKAVNQIVSFVGDLGKRLGASENVAREASDKARSALDMANGAREQGEAARCHGLLSAAESLDVSVQAIRDQSRLLDTASVTASQGAADQQRYISEAASAMEEMNASVSETAFNADAAAADAERAMEYARNGAGVVARTLSSIRSVADNSQSLAERVTGLGSQAEGVGKIMGVISDIADQTNLLALNAAIEAARAGEAGRGFAVVADEVRKLAEKTMVATRDVGVAIEGIQSQVRQTIRGVGDMSGLTDAAAALAQESGEALDEIVTYAGTSADRIRAIASAASQQSIASEDVTRTIAEVNTISATTGEAMAEAARAVTALAGRVEDLATMTDMFRLVGKGKVQEVIGGLAASRDIQSRDRASMEEAMRRALRANEFLELLYITDEKGRQLVSNMGGRVTGYSEDRNAYGSSWASRPWFTGAMENRTFFISDVYESSASGESCITVSSPFLDRDGRIIGVIAADVRVG, encoded by the coding sequence GTGACAATTCTGTCAGCACAGGTGGACATGCTGACCTGGGCGCTGGTCGGGGCCGGGCTGCTGGCAGTGCTTGGCACGGTCCTGGGAGCTGTGGTTGCTTCCAGGAGAACAGCAAATAAATACAAGGTGTTGACGATTTCGCTGCAAAAGATCGCGGCAGGCGGGACCACGGTGGCCCTGCCCAAAGCCAGTGATGACAATATTGGTGAAATGGTCAAGGCCGTAAACCAAATTGTCAGTTTCGTTGGTGATTTAGGGAAGCGGCTCGGTGCGAGCGAAAATGTAGCCCGCGAGGCGTCCGACAAGGCGCGCTCGGCCCTGGACATGGCCAATGGGGCGCGCGAACAGGGCGAGGCAGCGCGTTGCCATGGGCTGCTTTCCGCAGCCGAGTCGCTGGATGTCTCGGTCCAGGCCATTCGCGACCAGTCGCGGCTGCTCGACACGGCCTCGGTCACGGCCAGCCAGGGGGCTGCCGACCAGCAGCGATACATCTCCGAGGCCGCCTCGGCCATGGAGGAGATGAACGCCTCGGTCTCGGAAACCGCTTTCAACGCCGACGCTGCGGCGGCGGATGCCGAGCGGGCCATGGAGTATGCCCGAAACGGCGCCGGGGTCGTGGCCCGGACCCTGTCATCCATCCGCTCCGTGGCCGACAATTCCCAGTCGCTGGCCGAGCGCGTGACCGGCCTTGGCAGTCAGGCCGAGGGCGTGGGCAAGATCATGGGCGTCATCTCCGACATTGCCGACCAGACCAACCTGCTGGCGCTCAACGCGGCCATCGAGGCGGCGCGCGCGGGCGAGGCCGGGCGCGGGTTCGCCGTGGTGGCCGACGAGGTGCGCAAGCTGGCCGAGAAGACCATGGTCGCCACCCGCGACGTGGGCGTGGCCATCGAGGGCATTCAGAGTCAGGTGCGTCAGACCATCCGCGGTGTGGGCGACATGAGCGGGCTGACCGATGCGGCAGCCGCCTTGGCTCAGGAATCGGGCGAAGCCCTGGACGAAATCGTGACCTATGCGGGGACCAGTGCGGACCGCATCCGGGCCATTGCCTCGGCTGCGTCCCAGCAGTCCATTGCCAGCGAGGACGTGACCCGGACCATCGCCGAGGTCAACACCATCTCCGCCACCACGGGCGAGGCCATGGCCGAGGCGGCGCGGGCCGTGACCGCCCTGGCCGGGCGGGTGGAGGACCTGGCCACCATGACCGACATGTTCCGGCTGGTGGGCAAGGGCAAGGTGCAGGAGGTCATAGGCGGCCTCGCCGCGTCGCGTGATATCCAGAGCCGTGATCGGGCCAGCATGGAAGAGGCGATGCGCCGCGCCCTGCGAGCCAATGAATTCCTTGAACTCCTCTATATCACGGATGAAAAAGGGCGGCAGCTGGTCAGCAACATGGGCGGCAGGGTCACCGGATACAGCGAGGACAGGAACGCCTACGGCTCCTCCTGGGCCTCGCGCCCCTGGTTCACCGGGGCCATGGAGAACCGGACCTTCTTTATCTCCGATGTCTATGAATCGTCCGCCTCGGGCGAGAGCTGCATCACCGTGTCCAGCCCGTTCCTTGACAGGGATGGCCGGATCATCGGAGTCATCGCCGCCGACGTGCGCGTGGGCTGA
- a CDS encoding MBL fold metallo-hydrolase RNA specificity domain-containing protein, which yields MKITFMGAARTVSGSCYIIECAGKRFAVDCGLHQGNREIEKRNWNLDQYGPKKLDFILLTHAHIDHSGLLPGLVSKGFRNPVYCTAPTRDLVEIMLLDSAHIQEMEAEWSNRKSLRTGSKAGKPLYTIADAENAIPLLATVEYDKVFEPVPGVRVVYKNAGHILGSAFIEIEYIHEGKKTKAVFSGDLGRPEQLIVQDPDDMEAADYIFLESTYGNRNHPDDEHSLDELAKAIDYSYKNREKVVIPAFAVERSQQIIYSLFLLRKQGRLPADMPIYLDSPLAIRATEIFRKHPEFYDEKTQEFIRNGEHPLDLPNLHFTESREQSQAINESVGPAVVISASGMANAGRVKHHLRHNLWRPGASVVFVGWQGVGTPGRKILGGAKKIRLFNEEVAVAAKIFTINGFSGHAGQDDLLGWLGTMQGRSVKVILIHGEAEVQKEFASLITARYGFEVHIPEYMEELELTPGREMEAVVDMAVARPRVDWEFLMRDSENLYEELRQRVKDVRNRPWVDQVDLRDRLLDVNRNLVALISEM from the coding sequence ATGAAAATCACATTCATGGGCGCAGCCCGGACAGTCAGCGGTTCCTGCTACATAATTGAGTGCGCGGGCAAGCGGTTTGCCGTGGATTGCGGCCTGCACCAGGGCAACCGGGAGATCGAGAAGCGCAACTGGAATCTGGACCAGTACGGGCCGAAGAAGCTCGACTTCATCCTGCTCACCCACGCCCATATCGACCACAGCGGCCTGCTGCCTGGCCTGGTCTCCAAAGGGTTCAGAAACCCGGTTTACTGCACCGCGCCCACCAGGGATCTCGTGGAGATCATGCTGCTCGACAGCGCGCACATCCAGGAGATGGAGGCCGAGTGGAGCAACCGCAAGTCACTGCGCACCGGCTCCAAGGCGGGTAAGCCCCTCTACACCATCGCTGATGCGGAAAACGCCATCCCGCTGCTGGCCACAGTGGAGTATGACAAGGTTTTCGAGCCCGTTCCGGGAGTCCGGGTGGTCTACAAGAACGCCGGGCACATCCTCGGCTCCGCCTTCATCGAGATCGAATACATTCACGAAGGCAAAAAGACCAAGGCGGTCTTCTCCGGCGACCTGGGCCGCCCGGAGCAGCTCATCGTGCAGGATCCGGACGACATGGAGGCGGCGGACTACATCTTCCTCGAATCCACCTACGGCAACCGCAACCATCCCGACGACGAGCACAGCCTCGACGAGTTGGCCAAGGCCATCGATTACAGCTACAAGAACAGGGAAAAGGTCGTCATTCCCGCCTTTGCCGTGGAGCGCTCCCAGCAGATCATCTACAGCCTGTTCCTGCTGCGCAAGCAGGGGCGGCTGCCTGCCGACATGCCGATCTACCTGGACAGCCCCCTGGCCATCCGGGCCACGGAGATATTCCGAAAGCATCCTGAATTCTATGACGAAAAGACCCAGGAGTTCATCCGCAACGGCGAGCACCCGCTGGACCTGCCCAACCTCCACTTCACCGAGAGCCGGGAGCAGTCCCAGGCCATCAACGAGTCCGTTGGGCCGGCTGTGGTCATCTCGGCCAGCGGCATGGCCAACGCGGGCCGGGTCAAGCACCACCTGCGCCACAATCTGTGGCGGCCCGGTGCCAGTGTGGTCTTCGTAGGCTGGCAGGGTGTGGGCACGCCGGGGCGCAAGATTCTCGGCGGGGCCAAGAAAATCCGCCTCTTCAACGAGGAAGTGGCTGTCGCTGCCAAGATATTCACCATCAACGGGTTTTCCGGTCACGCCGGGCAGGACGACCTGCTGGGCTGGCTGGGCACCATGCAAGGCAGGTCGGTCAAGGTCATCCTCATCCACGGCGAGGCCGAGGTGCAGAAGGAATTCGCCAGTCTGATCACCGCGAGGTATGGGTTCGAGGTCCACATTCCTGAGTACATGGAAGAACTTGAACTGACTCCGGGCCGCGAGATGGAGGCCGTGGTGGACATGGCCGTGGCCCGTCCCCGCGTGGATTGGGAGTTCCTGATGCGCGATTCCGAGAACCTCTACGAGGAGCTCAGGCAGCGCGTCAAGGATGTCAGAAACCGTCCGTGGGTCGATCAGGTGGACCTGCGCGACAGGCTGCTCGATGTCAATCGCAACCTCGTGGCGCTCATCTCGGAGATGTAG
- a CDS encoding nitroreductase family protein, with protein MDFRELVAGSRTRRIFDESRPMDVDTLAVLVDLARLTPSGRNKQPLKYVVTADSAQCAAIFPLLGWAGYFKEWPGPGPGERPTGYIVVLLDRDIADSPGCDHGIASQTIMLGAAELGFGGCIIGTVNRKKLAELLDLADRFEVLLVLALGVPAEEVVIEPLPSDGKIEYWRGTDGRHHVPKRSLDELIVGRHPGGASGS; from the coding sequence ATGGACTTCAGGGAACTGGTGGCAGGGAGCCGCACCCGGCGCATATTCGACGAATCCAGGCCAATGGATGTGGACACCCTGGCCGTGCTGGTGGATCTGGCCCGCCTGACCCCATCGGGCAGGAACAAGCAGCCGCTCAAGTACGTGGTGACCGCCGACAGTGCCCAGTGCGCGGCGATATTTCCGCTGCTGGGCTGGGCCGGGTATTTCAAGGAGTGGCCCGGACCGGGGCCGGGCGAGCGGCCCACCGGCTACATCGTGGTCCTGCTCGACCGGGACATTGCCGACTCGCCGGGCTGCGATCACGGCATCGCCAGCCAGACCATCATGCTCGGCGCGGCGGAGTTGGGATTTGGCGGTTGCATCATCGGCACGGTCAACCGGAAGAAACTGGCTGAACTGCTCGATTTGGCGGACCGTTTTGAAGTGTTGCTCGTCCTCGCCCTGGGTGTTCCTGCCGAGGAAGTGGTCATCGAGCCCCTTCCCTCGGACGGCAAAATCGAGTATTGGCGCGGCACGGACGGCAGGCACCATGTGCCAAAGCGCAGTCTCGACGAACTGATCGTCGGTCGCCATCCCGGCGGCGCGTCGGGTTCGTGA
- the gpmI gene encoding 2,3-bisphosphoglycerate-independent phosphoglycerate mutase yields the protein MAEPKKTLLLILDGWGIAPDSEGNCVRNAVTPHLDRLLADYPSTRLACSGRAVGLPDGFMGNSEVGHMNIGGGRVIYQDMTRIDMAIEDGSIMENVALKELMARTRAGSGRLHLMGLVSDGGVHSHHNHIHALLEMARREGVAEVFVHVFLDGRDTPPSSGLEYTRQLMERMDTLGVGRVATVCGRYWAMDRDKHWERNQVAYRALVCGEGVVMADPLTGIRAAYGAGETDEFVKPGVIDGVNGTIGDGDGLFFFNFRADRARQISRAIFDPAFGEFERPTVPRLAGFATMTRYEEASPLPAAFAPQSYEGTLGEVVSGLGLRQLRIAETEKYAHVTYFFNCGREEPFPGEDRVMIPSPREVDTYDLKPQMSADEVADALIARLPDHDLCVCNLANLDMVGHTGIMDAAIAACVTVDHCVGRIVDAVLGLGGRVLLTADHGNAEQMLAEDGTPHTAHSTNPVPLVLIEEGCRGATLDQGILGDIAPTILALWGVDAPAAMTGRNLASKG from the coding sequence ATGGCCGAGCCCAAGAAGACCCTGCTGCTCATCCTCGATGGGTGGGGCATCGCCCCGGACAGTGAGGGCAATTGCGTCAGAAACGCCGTGACCCCGCACCTGGACCGGCTGCTGGCCGACTATCCGTCCACCCGGCTGGCCTGCTCTGGCCGGGCCGTGGGGTTGCCCGACGGATTCATGGGCAACTCCGAGGTGGGGCACATGAACATCGGGGGCGGGCGCGTCATCTATCAGGACATGACCCGCATCGACATGGCCATCGAGGACGGCTCCATCATGGAGAACGTGGCCCTCAAGGAGCTCATGGCCCGGACAAGGGCCGGGAGTGGGCGGCTGCATCTCATGGGGCTGGTCTCGGACGGCGGGGTGCACAGCCATCACAACCACATCCACGCCCTGCTCGAAATGGCCCGGCGCGAGGGCGTGGCCGAGGTTTTTGTCCATGTCTTTCTCGACGGGCGCGACACGCCGCCCTCAAGCGGGCTTGAGTACACGCGCCAGTTGATGGAGCGCATGGACACCCTGGGCGTGGGCCGGGTGGCCACAGTCTGTGGCCGGTACTGGGCCATGGACCGCGACAAGCACTGGGAGCGCAACCAGGTCGCCTACCGCGCCCTGGTCTGTGGCGAAGGCGTGGTCATGGCTGATCCCCTGACCGGCATCCGGGCTGCCTACGGCGCGGGCGAGACCGACGAGTTTGTCAAGCCGGGCGTCATCGACGGGGTGAACGGGACCATCGGCGACGGCGACGGCCTGTTCTTCTTCAATTTCCGCGCGGACAGGGCGCGCCAGATCAGCCGGGCCATCTTTGATCCCGCCTTTGGGGAGTTCGAGAGGCCCACGGTCCCCCGGCTGGCCGGGTTTGCCACCATGACCCGGTATGAGGAGGCGTCGCCCCTTCCGGCGGCCTTCGCGCCCCAGAGTTACGAGGGCACGCTGGGCGAGGTCGTGTCCGGGCTGGGCCTGCGCCAGTTGCGCATCGCCGAGACCGAGAAATACGCCCATGTGACCTATTTCTTCAATTGCGGGCGCGAGGAGCCGTTTCCGGGCGAGGACAGGGTGATGATCCCCTCGCCGCGCGAGGTGGACACCTATGACCTCAAGCCGCAGATGAGCGCAGACGAAGTGGCTGACGCCCTGATCGCCCGGCTGCCTGACCATGACCTGTGCGTCTGCAACCTGGCCAACCTCGACATGGTGGGCCATACCGGCATCATGGACGCGGCCATTGCCGCCTGCGTGACCGTGGACCATTGCGTGGGCCGTATCGTCGATGCCGTGCTGGGGCTGGGCGGCCGGGTGCTGCTGACAGCCGATCACGGCAACGCCGAGCAGATGCTGGCCGAGGACGGCACCCCGCACACGGCCCACTCGACAAATCCCGTGCCCCTGGTCCTCATCGAGGAGGGATGCCGTGGCGCGACCCTCGACCAGGGCATCCTCGGCGACATCGCCCCGACCATTCTGGCCCTGTGGGGAGTGGACGCCCCGGCTGCCATGACCGGCAGGAACCTCGCAAGCAAAGGATAA
- the rsfS gene encoding ribosome silencing factor → MKKENKFSVMSGREKSLILAEWLDEKQGMDVVIMDVARMSSVTDVTVIVSARGMKHAQALADAVLARAAESSIEFLSMEGYQSGEWILMDLNDVLIHIFQGELRDFYNIEGMWSEAPRIPYTA, encoded by the coding sequence ATGAAAAAAGAAAACAAATTCAGTGTGATGTCTGGCCGTGAGAAGAGCCTGATCCTGGCCGAATGGCTGGACGAGAAGCAGGGCATGGATGTTGTGATCATGGACGTGGCCCGGATGAGCTCCGTGACCGACGTGACCGTGATCGTTTCCGCGCGCGGCATGAAGCACGCCCAGGCCCTGGCCGACGCCGTGCTGGCGCGCGCCGCAGAAAGCTCCATCGAATTCCTGAGCATGGAGGGCTACCAGTCGGGCGAGTGGATTCTCATGGACCTGAACGACGTGCTCATCCACATCTTCCAGGGCGAGTTGCGCGATTTCTACAACATCGAGGGCATGTGGTCCGAAGCCCCCAGGATTCCCTACACCGCCTAG